The Lycium barbarum isolate Lr01 chromosome 12, ASM1917538v2, whole genome shotgun sequence genome includes a region encoding these proteins:
- the LOC132623247 gene encoding uncharacterized protein LOC132623247, whose product MANLKAQRLLELAILDYMSKRGYHQIREAFSPGVPANQNPFAINFPHEAFLQEFWGKFYEAYSSRFPDDPVFAAESFDKVAQTLEDIVANQSFASDHTGLNISNVMPSPVVESSGPDLMDDARISDLMPRDMPPILQSLEMNEMDGMLPFASNAGYQMPIVPPEWNARDDRHAINLGGPTQMEPNIHAPATALPASPELSDAGSSTNCS is encoded by the exons ATGGCCAATTTGAAGGCTCAACGCTT ACTTGAACTTGCCATTCTCGATTACATGTCTAAAAGAGGTTACCATCAGATTCGTGAGGCATTCTCCCCCGGAGTTCCTGCTAACCAAAATCCTTTTG CTATCAATTTTCCTCATGAAGCATTTCTACAAGAGTTTTGGGGTAAATTTTATGAAGCATACAGCTCTAGGTTCCCTGATGACCCTGTATTTGCTGCTGAATCCTTTGATAAG GTTGCACAGACTCTGGAAGACATTGTGGCTAATCAATCCTTTGCTTCTGATCATACAGGGTTAAACATCTCTAATGTGATGCCATCACCTGTGGTGGAATCCAGCGGTCCTGATCTTATGGACGATGCTAGGATTTCAGATTTGATGCCAAGAGACATGCCACCAATCTTACAGTCTCTTGAGATGAATGAAATGGATGGCATGCTTCCATTTGCTAGCAATGCTGG CTATCAAATGCCAATTGTTCCTCCAGAGTGGAATGCAAGA GATGACAGGCATGCCATTAACTTGGGAGGTCCTACGCAAATGGAACCAAATATCCATGCCCCTGCAACCGCTTTGCCTGCTTCACCAGAACTTTCTGATGCGG GCTCTTCAACCAACTGCTCTTGA
- the LOC132622484 gene encoding transcriptional corepressor LEUNIG-like, translating to MEIREELSSTKAVLVGALAPGVNIWSYLEYAKGCIFNAGSESCLAFSSSDFSLTLHVAFLVLLLEQGHVKDVRSICWDMSGYVLASVSEDSARIWSVSEGLCMHVLYSSGNKFQSCTFHPGIGHVLVIGSDEFLELWNPIFQRNITWPYSAHAGIISSLADSQSKGIIASVSHDQWIKIWR from the exons ATGGAGATCAGAGAAGAATTATCATCAACAAAAGCAGTTCTTGTTGGAGCTTTAGCTCCAGGAGTCAACATCT GGTCCTACTTGGAATACGCTAAAGGTTGCATTTTTAATGCTGGTAGTGAGTCTTGCTTGGCTTTTTCCTCAAGTGACTTCTCTTTGACTCTCCATGTTGCTTTCCTCGTTCTACTTCTTGAGCAG GGACATGTCAAAGACGTCCGTTCAATCTGCTGGGATATGAGTGGATATGTCCTGGCATCCGTGAGCGAGGATAGTGCACGAATATGGTCTGTTAGTGAAGGATTGTGTATGCATGTACTGTACTCCAGTGGCAATAAGTTCCAGTCGTGCACTTTCCACCCTGGGATCGGTCATGTGTTGGTGATTGGTTCTGATGAG TTCCTGGAGCTGTGGAATCCAATCTTCCAAAGAAACATTACATGGCCATATAGTGCACATGCTGGTATAATTTCTTCATTAGCAGATTCACAATCGAAAGGAATCATAGCTTCAGTAAGTCATGACCAGTGGATCAAGATATGGCGATGA
- the LOC132621093 gene encoding nonsense-mediated mRNA decay factor SMG7-like, with protein MDADSAATFNDQKEKLNTFLEIANTEKQLLTSIYSKGLLHKDVQELYHKARSSYENIIVNNYEVVGLQEVEFSLWKLHYKHIDEFRKRIRQANSEKRKIEAQEGDSSAAREIDNHMEGLRSFLSEATEFYQELTKKLRKSCGLPGELLLCRNGSISLKLPQCQYACHRFLICLGDLARYGELCKKPDACKWSLAATYYFEASRIWPDSGNPHNQLALLSTYTGDPFLALYHCIRSLAVKEPFPDAWNNLMLLFEENRSSVLHSYSSGAHLDLLKPSAWCSMDAKHGATSGSSNKNMPEATETVTSMKADIWLLFVRLMSFFLVHSSLEDFQSTLASTVGQLEGLVVMGDDELKAALESYQLMDPLRKGPYRALQLVSVFIFIFHSLTESGDPKKDNKQQSALTELAVAATFICAGRLVEKATTRHTCPLLPTICVFVEWLANILDRAEAHATDKKVQSAMSYFFGALADLLNRLDPCENELAPERTALWEDHELRGFDPMAHVHKSLDFTSHLDCIDNFSTKSVCRSRRIFRAATKLAHRSSHLRKWISCDKTGKRFHIVDSELADKGKSGVAESGSTLQLKESYQNNCGMAKENGESQDHPCQSISADEEEVILFKPITRHNSEPIYTSCHQFSINVTSGTVTSDESLRRATSLISEQSHPQNDIFSFRPESTNLRYSKQSAAFPAGPPSLNAWVLEKESPRNERNLNKQQLSPIDELASESLSGLSLKETRDHKVCSMPVSAAIHDTPPYVTPVPSAPLLPEDASWFKGNSPVFPDKSAFGTKEGDGILGASPVSGYSSPSTVRGPLDFVAGAPRFVEGYPPLLGMSSSEWLYHYRNSQNFERVSNPVWPVHSNAPATYGNLNATNLTRFDVLDQWGNHLASSPMVYLESPQLHPSPPLAYGAEEQRMDKHFLGYQRAFPYVCGTGMDLRQEQPTLLNYLKEREWQMPPESQYKGPNFMGN; from the exons ATGGATGCCGATTCAGCTGCAACATTTAACGATCAGAAGGAAAAATTGAATACTTTTCTTGAG ATTGCCAATACGGAAAAGCAACTCTTGACATCAATTTACTCTAAAGGCCTGTTGCACAAAGATGTCCAAGAATTGTACCACAAAGCCCGTAGCAGCTATGAGAATATTATTGTAAATAATTATGAAGTAGTGGGGCTTCAAGAAGTTGAATTCTCTCTGTGGAAACTTCACTATAAACACATTGACGAGTTCCGTAAAAGGATTCGGCAGGCTAATTCTGAGAAAAGGAAAATTGAAGCACAAGAAGGTGATTCAAGTGCTGCCCGAGAGATTGACAATCATATGGAAGGGCTCAGGTCATTTCTATCTGAAGCTACCGAATTCTATCAGGAGTTAACTAAAAAACTCAGAAAAAGTTGTGGGCTCCCCGGGGAACTGTTACTCTGTAGGAACGGTAGCATCTCGCTGAAGCTGCCTCAATGCCAATATGCATGCCACCGTTTTCTAATTTGTCTGGGAGACCTGGCCAGATATGGTGAACTTTGTAAGAAACCGGATGCATGTAAGTGGTCATTAGCGGCCACATACTACTTTGAAGCATCTAGGATATGGCCAGACAGTGGAAATCCACATAATCAG CTTGCACTATTGTCAACATACACTGGTGACCCTTTCCTTGCCTTATACCATTGCATTAGAAGTTTAGCTGTTAAGGAACCATTCCCTGATGCCTGGAACAATCTTATGCTACTCTTTGAAGAG AACAGGTCATCTGTTTTGCATTCATATTCCAGTGGAGCTCACCTTGATTTGCTAAAACCATCAGCGTGGTGTTCCATGGATGCTAAACATGGTGCAACTAGCGGTTCCTCAAACAAGAATATGCCAGAAGCCACTGAAACTGTTACCTCTATGAAAGCTGATATATGGCTTCTGTTTGTCAGATTGATGAGTTTCTTTCTTGTGCACTCCAG CTTGGAAGACTTTCAATCTACTCTTGCATCCACTGTGGGACAATTGGAAGGTCTGGTTGTAATGGGTGATGATGAACTAAAGGCTGCTCTGGAGTCATATCAGTTAATGGATCCATTGAGAAAAGGCCCTTATCGTGCTCTTCAACTTGTCTCTGTTTTCATCTTTATCTTCCATAGCCTGACTGAGAGTGGGGATCCAAAGAAAGATAACAAGCAGCAATCTGCATTGACAGAACTGGCAGTAGCTGCTACTTTTATTTGTGCTGGTCGCCTTGTCGAGAAAGCCACAACAAGGCACACTTGCCCCCTTTTACCCACCATCTGTGTGTTTGTAGAGTGGTTAGCGAACATACTTGATAGAGCAGAAGCACATGCAACAGATAAAAAGGTCCAGAGTGCTATGTCTTACTTTTTTGGTGCTTTAGCTGATCTTCTGAATCGGCTTGATCCTTGTGAGAATGAACTTGCTCCAGAACGTACTGCTCTTTGGGAAGACCATGAACTGAGGGGGTTTGATCCCATGGCCCATGTTCACAAGTCTTTGGACTTCACGAGCCATTTGGATTGCATAGATAATTTCAGTACTAAGAGTGTGTGTCGTTCACGGCGTATCTTTCGTGCAGCAACTAAACTGGCTCACAGATCCAGTCACTTAAGAAAATGGATCTCTTGTGATAAAACAGGCAAAAGATTCCACATCGTGGATTCTGAATTAGCAGATAAGGGAAAGTCAGGAGTAGCTGAATCTGGTTCGACTCTTCAGCTAAAAGAGTCCTATCAGAATAATTGTGGAATGGCAAAGGAAAACGGAGAGAGTCAAGATCACCCTTGCCAATCCATTAGCGCAGATGAGGAAGAAGTTATTCTTTTCAAGCCCATCACAAGGCATAACTCAGAACCAATATATACCTCATGTCATCAATTCTCCATCAATGTTACCAGTGGAACTGTGACTTCTGATGAATCTTTGCGCCGTGCAACATCGTTGATTTCTGAGCAAAGTCATCCACAGAATGATATTTTCAGTTTCCGTCCCGAAAGTACAAACTTGAGGTACAGCAAGCAATCTGCAGCTTTCCCTGCCGGACCTCCATCTCTGAATGCTTGGGTCCTTGAGAAGGAAAGTCCAAGAAACGAGAGGAATTTAAATAAGCAGCAGTTAAGCCCAATTGATGAACTAGCTTCTGAATCTTTATCTGGTCTCTCCTTAAAGGAAACTAGAGATCACAAAGTTTGTTCCATGCCAGTTTCTGCAGCTATTCATGATACTCCTCCTTATGTTACTCCAGTGCCCTCAGCTCCATTGTTACCCGAAGATGCTTCTTGGTTTAAGGGAAACTCACCCGTCTTCCCTGACAAGAGTGCATTTGGGACCAAGGAAGGGGACGGTATTCTTGGCGCATCACCAGTGAGTGGATACTCAAGTCCATCTACAGTTCGTGGACCGCTTGATTTTGTTGCAGGTGCTCCACGCTTTGTTGAGGGGTACCCTCCACTACTTGGCATGAGTTCATCTGAATGGCTGTATCACTACAGAAACAGTCAAAACTTTGAGCGAGTCAGCAACCCGGTATGGCCTGTTCACTCAAATGCACCAGCAACCTATGGAAACTTGAACGCGACCAATCTTACCAGGTTTGATGTCTTAGATCAGTGGGGAAATCACTTGGCGTCTAGTCCCATGGTATACTTGGAGAGCCCACAGTTGCATCCAAGTCCCCCCCTTGCCTATGGTGCAGAAGAACAAAGAATGGATAAACATTTTCTTGGTTACCAAAGAGCATTCCCGTATGTATGTGGCACTGGGATGGACTTGAGACAGGAGCAGCCAACGCTTCTTAACTATCTCAAAGAGAGAGAATGGCAAATGCCACCAGAGTCTCAATATAAAGGTCCTAATTTTATGGGAAACTAA